GAATATCATTGTATAACGCTCTAAGGATTTTGTGATGAGAAGTTCCCTGCCGTATTTGACCCTCAACTTGTTCGTTTTCACTATTTCGCATAAATTCTGATTGGGTGGTTTGACGTGAGTCTATACTTGGATCGTCTTCTACCCGAGGCTTAGACTCTAATTCTATGTATACTCTCTCGAAATCCTGTCCCTTTGAATTGATCATCTCCAATGCGTCTAGAGCGCTATTTAGAGCATTTTCCCCCGTAGACTCAAACGTTATTGAGGAGTGTGTATCGGGCATATGCGTTTAATAATGCTACCACACCATAAAGTTTGCTTTAGTTTAGTGGCATGGGTGGCATGGGCGGCATGGAGAAAATGGATAAAATGGCGGCATGGGCAGCATGGGTGGCATGACTGGTATAGATATGGCTGAGGTCTGATCTGTTACAGTCTACCGATTACTGGTAATGGGGTGAGTAGGTGTTTAGTTTAATTGTAGTCCCGCCAGCGGTTGCCACAGTCCTGACACTTGAAGAAGCGCGTCGGCGGCTCGTCGGCCGAGCCGGTCTGCTTGATCGTGTACCACGCCTTCGTGTGGCCGCAGTCGTCACAGACCACGTCGTCAGCGGTCGGTTTCCCCTCGAAGTTCGCCCCCTCCTCCGTCTCGATCACGTCGTCCTCGGACTGGGACTCGGTGCTGACGAACTCGGCGGCCCGGCCCTCGTCGCGCTCGACGCTCGCGCCGCAGCTCGTACAGACCATCTCTCCGTCTTGCGATTTCATCATCGAGCCGCAGTCGTCGCAGAACTGCATGCCCCCGGCTACTCGCTCCGGGACGAAAAACGGCCCGCTTACGCGTCGTCGCGGGCGTCGCCGACGTCGTCGAGGAGTTCCTCCTCGCGGACGACCGGGCAGTCGACGACGCGGAACCGGTCCAGGTCGACGACCTCCAGGATCTCGGTGCCGGCGTGGTCACAGCGCACGTCCGGCGGCGCGGAGAAGTGTTCGCAGCCCTGACAGTACGACCGCTTCGAGACCACGCGCTCGTCGCGCTGCGGGGCGTTGCCGGCGTCGTCCGGCGGCGTGGCGTCGTCTGCACCGGTGACCTGTTCCCAGAGGCGGTCGCTGTCGATGCTCTCCGCGGACTGCTCGGTGAACAGTTCCGATTCGGTCGCCGACGCGCGTTCGGTCCGCCGCTCGTCAATCCGCGCGGCGAGGTCGCCAAGCGGCGCGTCGTCGACCGGTTCACGGTCGGGCGGATCGTCCGCCGACGCGTCGGCTTCGGCGTGGTCGGCAGCGTCGGTCCCCCCGGCGGGTTCGCCGTCCGCGTCCCCGGTCACCGCCGGGTCGGGCAGGTCGTCGACGAGCCCGGAGAGGGGGTCGTCGGGATCGGCCGCAGCGTCCGGCTCGCCGTCGTCGGTCACTGGTTCTCACCGCCGTCGGCCCCGAGTTGCCCGGTTCCCTCGGGGGCGCTCCGGCCGTCCTCCTCGGTTACGAGGTCGTCGAGCGCCTCGTCGAGGTCCGGTTCGGCTCCGCTCGTCAGCGCCGGTGGGTCGCCGGTGAGAAGCGTCGAGGAGCCGAGGAAGCCGCGTTTCGGCTCCACGTCGCTGAACGTGGTCGCACACTCCGGACACTCCGGCGCGGCGAGCAGGGCGATGTCGACCTCCGCCCCGCAGTGCTCGCAGTCGGCGGTCCGGATGCCGGCGCGGTTGGCCGCCAGCTGGAGCGATTCGGCCTCCGCCCGGCGGGCCGACTCCCCGGCGAGCCGGCGGACCTCGGTGCGAACGTCGACGACGGCGCGGGCGAGCAGGTCGGTCCGGTCCTGCAGGTCGTCGGTGGCGTCGGTCAGGTACTCCAGCACGTCCTCGTAGTTCTCGAAGCCAGCCGACAGCCGCCGGTCGACCTCGTCCACCCGGTCCTCGAGTTCGTCGAGGTCGTCCTCGATCCGGTCGAGGGCGGCGTCGGCGTCGTCGAGCCGGCCGTCCAGCGAGGGGTGGTCGTGGTCGGCCGGTGCCTTCCCGTCGGCCTCCCGCTTGACCTGGATGACGCGCTCCCGGACGTCCTCGACGAGCGCCGTGAACTCGTCGTCGAGGTCGTCGATCCGCTCCTCGACGGCGGGGGGGACCTCGTCGTCCGGCGCGACGAGGCGCTCGGCGACGGCTTCGGGGGAGCCGTCGTCGTCGAGCTGGTCGACGGCGTGTGCGGACTCGAGGAGACGGCGGAGCACCGTCCCCCTGTCGGTGTCCTGCTCCGCGGCCCGGCGGTCGAGCCACTCGCTCACGTCGCGCGGAACGGTGACTGACAGCTCCCCCGTCTCCTCG
This sequence is a window from Halostella salina. Protein-coding genes within it:
- a CDS encoding transcription factor S — translated: MQFCDDCGSMMKSQDGEMVCTSCGASVERDEGRAAEFVSTESQSEDDVIETEEGANFEGKPTADDVVCDDCGHTKAWYTIKQTGSADEPPTRFFKCQDCGNRWRDYN